In Anaerostipes hadrus ATCC 29173 = JCM 17467, a single genomic region encodes these proteins:
- a CDS encoding leucine-rich repeat protein, with amino-acid sequence MLKIQYRDAKDGGIEVLRCFSKEDQVEIPSEIEGKRVTKIGDYAFSAHKRKEDEAKEIMIGEDFLGSEDEPMFCGEAVKEVYLPPDTVEIGKYAFYGCVNLTTLGFSDSLLRTGAGIFTGCKLQKIYYDVYEDKKSALRDVVRDTRFPLQVNIRYKEEKKQSRLFYPEYYEEAVENTPARIVETHFHGTGYQYRQSFLRGEIDYRKYDDIFPVAAVQEDLDIVWEILAGRMLMPYGVSDFAWMQYEGYVKQNQCEMMNYLKEEDQMLFINLMAEKNYFSKEGIEAAIDWASRKQKTELLSILMNEQHKRFPKKKKTFEL; translated from the coding sequence ATGCTTAAGATACAATACAGAGATGCAAAAGATGGAGGAATCGAAGTTCTTCGTTGTTTCAGCAAAGAAGATCAAGTAGAGATTCCTTCGGAAATTGAAGGAAAAAGAGTTACGAAGATTGGTGATTATGCATTTTCTGCGCATAAACGAAAAGAAGATGAAGCAAAAGAGATTATGATTGGCGAAGACTTTTTGGGCAGTGAAGATGAACCGATGTTTTGTGGGGAGGCAGTAAAAGAAGTTTATCTGCCACCGGATACTGTGGAAATAGGGAAATATGCATTTTATGGATGTGTAAATCTGACAACACTTGGGTTTTCAGATTCTCTTTTAAGAACAGGAGCAGGAATTTTTACAGGATGCAAGCTGCAAAAGATCTACTATGATGTTTATGAGGATAAAAAAAGTGCTTTAAGAGACGTTGTAAGAGATACTCGTTTTCCATTGCAGGTAAATATCCGTTATAAAGAAGAAAAAAAACAAAGTCGTTTATTTTATCCAGAGTATTATGAAGAGGCTGTGGAAAATACACCAGCAAGAATTGTGGAGACACATTTTCATGGAACAGGATATCAATATCGCCAAAGTTTTTTGCGAGGAGAGATCGACTATCGTAAATATGATGATATTTTTCCAGTGGCAGCAGTTCAGGAAGATCTGGATATTGTATGGGAGATATTAGCTGGGCGTATGTTAATGCCATACGGGGTATCAGATTTTGCATGGATGCAATACGAGGGCTATGTAAAGCAGAACCAATGTGAGATGATGAATTATTTAAAAGAAGAAGATCAGATGCTATTTATCAATTTGATGGCAGAGAAGAATTATTTCAGTAAAGAAGGAATCGAAGCAGCGATCGACTGGGCATCTAGAAAGCAGAAAACAGAACTTTTAAGTATTTTGATGAACGAACAACATAAGAGATTTCCAAAGAAAAAGAAAACATTTGAATTATAG
- a CDS encoding VWA-like domain-containing protein, giving the protein MEENINERLSELGTKILATTRNELYIHMRFLDVALSSFAYVIDPSVNGVGTDGICIFYHPGALGGMYRQNRVRMNRAYLHMVLHCILHHVTRRKGRDKTLWNISCDIAVESIIDHWHLKCIHMVQTRLRKDIYGQLERNLKVLTAEGIYRQLVSFGLEEKKIKELQMEFRVDDHQYWPEDPKQDLHQEVENKWKNISEKTETDMETFSSEESQQAGDLIGQVQVENRDRYDYREFLRKFSVLREEVSVDPDSFDYIFYSYGLSMYGNMPLIEPQEWKEVKKVEDFAIVIDTSMSCSGDLVKKFLEETYGVLTEAESFFHKVNIHIIQCDEMVQNDQKITDEKELKEYMEHLELIGEGGTDFRPAFEYVNHLIEQGEFYHLKGLIYFTDGKGTYPKKKPPYQTAFIFMQEEYEDVDVPPWAVKLIVDAEDLDEGEEEHEY; this is encoded by the coding sequence ATGGAAGAAAATATCAATGAGCGTCTCAGTGAACTTGGAACAAAGATCCTTGCGACGACAAGAAATGAATTATATATCCATATGCGTTTTTTAGATGTGGCATTAAGCAGTTTTGCTTATGTGATCGATCCTTCTGTAAATGGTGTTGGAACGGATGGAATATGTATATTTTATCATCCAGGAGCTTTAGGAGGCATGTACAGGCAAAACAGAGTCCGGATGAATCGTGCATATCTTCATATGGTGCTTCACTGCATTTTACATCATGTGACAAGAAGAAAAGGAAGAGATAAGACTCTATGGAATATTTCTTGTGATATCGCAGTCGAATCAATTATTGATCACTGGCATTTAAAATGTATCCATATGGTGCAAACAAGGCTGCGCAAAGACATTTACGGACAGCTTGAGAGGAACCTCAAAGTATTGACAGCTGAGGGGATTTATCGACAGTTAGTTTCTTTTGGATTAGAAGAGAAGAAAATAAAAGAACTGCAGATGGAATTTCGGGTAGATGACCACCAGTATTGGCCCGAAGATCCCAAGCAAGATCTTCATCAGGAAGTAGAAAATAAATGGAAGAATATCAGTGAAAAAACGGAAACAGATATGGAGACATTTTCCAGTGAAGAGTCACAACAAGCAGGGGATCTGATCGGACAGGTACAGGTAGAAAACAGAGACCGTTATGATTATCGTGAATTTTTAAGAAAATTTTCGGTTTTAAGAGAAGAAGTCAGTGTGGATCCAGATTCGTTTGACTATATATTTTACAGTTATGGGCTTTCTATGTATGGAAATATGCCATTGATCGAGCCGCAGGAGTGGAAGGAAGTAAAGAAAGTTGAAGACTTTGCCATCGTGATCGATACATCAATGTCATGTTCTGGTGATCTGGTAAAGAAATTTCTGGAAGAAACATATGGTGTGTTAACGGAAGCAGAGAGCTTTTTTCATAAGGTAAATATTCATATCATTCAGTGTGATGAGATGGTACAAAACGACCAGAAGATCACAGACGAAAAAGAATTAAAAGAATATATGGAACATTTGGAACTGATCGGAGAAGGTGGGACAGATTTCCGCCCAGCATTTGAATATGTGAATCATCTGATCGAACAGGGTGAATTTTATCATCTGAAGGGATTGATCTATTTCACAGATGGAAAAGGAACCTATCCAAAGAAGAAACCACCATATCAGACAGCATTTATTTTTATGCAGGAAGAATACGAAGATGTGGATGTACCGCCATGGGCAGTTAAATTGATCGTCGATGCCGAAGATCTTGATGAAGGAGAAGAAGAACATGAATATTAA